One genomic segment of Aquipluma nitroreducens includes these proteins:
- a CDS encoding serine hydrolase domain-containing protein, translating to MRNLTLYLLLFLSIVSCSKNDDEIQPTPTESMYFPSNTGSIWETKSLSSLGWNQNAIQPLKDFLIQKNTKSFMILVNGRIVMEEYFNGHTATNTWEWNSAGKTLVATITGIAQQENLLNINNKASDYLGAEWTSMPLPKENLITVKHLLTMTSGNDDTKQLVIKPNLTYVADAGTRWAYSNIFQKLTDVVANASGKPFETYFNEKLKSKIGMDGYWNFGLIFTIYHSTTKSMARFGLLALNKGKWNNEQIVNESFFNESITTSQNINPSYGYLWWLNGKTNFMIPNEQAVYQGFLVPNAPVDMYAAMGANDQRIYVIPSKKMVVIRMGDASDPTNSNFAVSGFDNALWEKINAVIN from the coding sequence ATGCGAAATTTGACACTCTATTTACTGCTTTTCTTATCAATTGTAAGTTGCAGTAAAAATGACGATGAAATCCAACCAACACCAACAGAATCTATGTATTTCCCTTCCAATACAGGTTCTATCTGGGAAACCAAATCTCTTTCGAGTTTGGGCTGGAATCAAAACGCTATTCAACCATTGAAAGATTTTCTTATTCAAAAAAACACAAAATCTTTTATGATTCTTGTCAATGGTAGAATTGTAATGGAAGAGTATTTCAATGGTCACACAGCAACCAATACCTGGGAATGGAATAGTGCTGGTAAAACCTTAGTAGCCACAATAACAGGAATTGCTCAACAAGAGAATTTATTGAACATTAATAATAAAGCATCTGATTATTTGGGGGCAGAATGGACGAGTATGCCATTGCCTAAAGAAAACCTAATTACCGTAAAACATTTGCTAACAATGACTTCAGGCAATGATGACACAAAACAATTGGTTATAAAACCGAATCTGACTTATGTGGCTGATGCTGGGACTAGATGGGCTTATAGTAATATTTTCCAAAAATTAACTGATGTAGTTGCTAATGCAAGTGGCAAACCATTTGAAACCTATTTCAATGAAAAATTAAAGAGTAAAATAGGAATGGATGGATATTGGAATTTTGGATTAATTTTCACCATTTACCACAGCACTACAAAAAGTATGGCAAGATTTGGACTTTTAGCATTGAATAAGGGAAAATGGAATAACGAACAGATAGTAAATGAATCATTTTTTAATGAGAGTATAACTACTTCACAAAATATTAATCCTTCATATGGATACTTATGGTGGTTAAACGGAAAAACAAATTTTATGATTCCTAACGAGCAAGCAGTTTATCAAGGCTTTTTAGTACCAAATGCACCAGTGGATATGTATGCTGCAATGGGTGCAAACGACCAACGAATTTATGTAATCCCAAGTAAAAAAATGGTGGTAATAAGAATGGGAGATGCGTCTGACCCAACAAATTCAAATTTTGCTGTATCAGGTTTTGATAATGCACTTTGGGAGAAAATAAATGCAGTAATAAACTAA
- a CDS encoding RNA polymerase sigma factor — MNETSDAYLFSLIKNPASKDKVFLQLMDTYKKPLYWHIRRLVVSHEDAEDILQETFINVYRFADSFKGESKVFTWLYRIATNECTKHFRKNKNWLKNAELITDKMMSDLSGNDSDDSEAMLIKFQQAILKLPDKQRMVFNLRYYEELSYEEISQILDSSVNTLKTNYHYASEKIRQCLIEQA; from the coding sequence ATGAACGAAACGTCTGACGCATATTTGTTTTCCCTGATCAAAAACCCTGCTTCGAAAGATAAAGTCTTTTTGCAACTGATGGATACCTATAAAAAGCCACTTTACTGGCATATCCGGAGGTTGGTGGTATCGCACGAAGATGCGGAAGATATTTTGCAGGAAACGTTTATTAATGTTTACCGCTTTGCCGATTCGTTTAAAGGCGAAAGCAAAGTGTTTACCTGGCTGTACCGCATTGCAACCAACGAATGCACCAAACATTTCAGGAAAAATAAAAACTGGCTGAAAAATGCGGAGTTGATTACCGACAAAATGATGAGTGATCTTTCCGGAAATGATTCTGACGACAGCGAAGCCATGCTGATAAAGTTTCAGCAGGCAATACTGAAACTTCCGGACAAACAACGGATGGTTTTTAACCTGCGGTATTACGAAGAACTAAGCTACGAGGAAATCAGCCAGATTCTTGATTCTTCGGTGAATACGCTGAAAACGAATTATCATTATGCTTCTGAAAAAATCAGGCAATGTTTGATTGAACAAGCTTAA
- a CDS encoding MFS transporter, with amino-acid sequence MSKPNSPGIEKNMIIIFGVTLIAVMGIASITPAFPGIIKYFGISTQQVGWLIAAFTLPGIFLTPVSGILADRLGRKLVLVPSLFIFGIAGFLCSFMRDFHSLLALLFIEGIGAAGLSSINITLIGDLYSGEKRTALMGYNASILSIGTAAYPALGGFIAAFGWHYIFYLPLLALPLGIFVIFGLNNPEPKDHQGIGEYFRRIWKNINQRSVWGLFLVNMLVFVLLYGSYLTYFPILLSERLQASSVRIGLMMSIMSLVTATTSSQLGRINKRFQSKTILLFGASFYFLSMLSLLISQSWIQIVVSVIVFGLGHGLLVPSIQNLLVGFTSIKERAAFMSVNSMVLRIGQTIGPLLIGIFYAIGNLQASFIAGAVVAMMMFGVIAGLVKTSNN; translated from the coding sequence ATGTCCAAGCCCAATTCTCCCGGCATCGAAAAGAATATGATTATTATTTTTGGTGTCACGCTCATCGCCGTTATGGGAATTGCCAGTATTACCCCGGCTTTTCCCGGAATTATTAAATATTTCGGCATTTCGACCCAGCAAGTGGGCTGGCTGATTGCAGCTTTCACGCTTCCCGGTATATTTTTAACTCCCGTTTCCGGAATTCTGGCCGATCGTTTGGGGCGTAAACTCGTGCTGGTTCCTTCGCTTTTTATTTTCGGGATAGCCGGTTTTCTCTGTTCTTTTATGCGCGATTTTCATTCGCTGCTGGCCCTTTTATTTATTGAAGGAATTGGCGCTGCCGGACTTTCGAGCATCAACATTACCCTGATCGGCGATTTATATTCAGGCGAAAAGCGAACGGCGCTGATGGGCTACAATGCCAGTATTTTAAGTATCGGAACTGCAGCTTATCCGGCTTTGGGTGGATTTATTGCAGCTTTTGGCTGGCACTACATTTTTTATCTTCCGCTGCTTGCTCTTCCGTTGGGCATCTTCGTCATTTTTGGACTGAATAATCCTGAACCGAAAGATCATCAGGGTATTGGTGAGTATTTTCGCCGGATTTGGAAAAATATCAATCAGCGCAGTGTCTGGGGACTTTTTCTGGTCAATATGCTGGTGTTTGTTTTGCTTTACGGTTCCTACCTGACCTATTTCCCGATTTTACTTTCCGAGCGGTTACAGGCATCGTCTGTTCGTATTGGCCTGATGATGTCAATTATGTCGCTTGTTACAGCAACTACTTCTTCGCAATTGGGGCGTATCAACAAACGGTTTCAGTCTAAGACAATTCTTTTATTTGGAGCAAGTTTCTATTTTCTTTCCATGCTTTCGTTGCTGATTAGCCAGAGTTGGATTCAGATTGTTGTTTCGGTGATTGTCTTCGGACTTGGTCATGGCTTGCTGGTTCCTTCCATTCAAAATTTACTGGTCGGTTTTACTTCGATTAAAGAACGTGCTGCATTTATGTCAGTCAATAGCATGGTTCTGCGGATTGGTCAAACCATTGGCCCTTTGCTGATAGGCATTTTCTATGCCATAGGAAACCTACAGGCTTCGTTTATTGCCGGAGCGGTTGTGGCGATGATGATGTTTGGCGTGATCGCCGGGTTAGTGAAGACTTCGAACAATTAA
- the speA gene encoding biosynthetic arginine decarboxylase, whose translation MRKWRIEDSAELYNINGWGINFFSINEKGHVTVTPKKDGIQVDLHELVEELQLRDVSAPMLLRFPDILDNRIEKMASCFKTAAEEYNYKAQNFIIYPIKVNQMRPVVEEIVGHGKKFNIGLEAGSKPELHAVIAINTDNDSLIICNGYKDESYIELALLAQKMGRRIYLVVEKLNELKLIIKTANRLKVKPNLGIRIKLASSGSGKWEDSGGDASKFGLTSSELLEALDILEKKEMQDCLKLVHFHIGSQVTKIRRIKIAMREASQFYVQLRMKGFKVEFVDIGGGLGVDYDGTRSSSSESSVNYSIQEYVNDAIATVVDASDKNEIPHPNIITESGRSLTAHHSVLVFEVLETASVPTMREEEEPQEDDHELVKELFSLWEQINQSRMLESWHDAQQIREEALDLFSLGMLDLKTRAQIERLFWSIAKEIHQMTGELKHVPEELTYLPKMLSDKYFCNFSLFQSLPDSWAIDQIFPIIPIQRLDEKPDRSATIQDITCDSDGKIDNFISTRNFSYYLPVHSLKAKEPYYMGVFLVGAYQEILGDLHNLFGDTNAVHISVDNKGYSIDQIIDGETVAEVLDYVQYNAKKLVRTVETWVTSSVKSGIITAEEGKEFLSNYRSGLYGYTYLE comes from the coding sequence ATGAGAAAATGGCGCATCGAAGACTCTGCTGAACTCTACAACATCAATGGGTGGGGTATCAACTTTTTTTCCATCAACGAAAAAGGTCATGTAACTGTAACTCCGAAAAAAGACGGAATTCAGGTCGACCTGCACGAATTGGTTGAAGAACTTCAGCTTCGCGACGTTTCGGCCCCTATGCTGCTGCGTTTCCCCGACATTCTGGACAACCGGATTGAAAAAATGGCGAGTTGCTTTAAAACAGCTGCCGAAGAGTATAATTACAAAGCTCAAAACTTTATTATATACCCGATTAAGGTTAACCAGATGCGTCCCGTTGTTGAAGAAATTGTGGGACATGGGAAAAAATTCAACATCGGTCTGGAAGCAGGATCCAAGCCTGAATTACATGCTGTAATCGCCATCAATACCGATAACGATTCGCTGATTATCTGTAACGGGTACAAAGACGAAAGTTACATCGAACTGGCTCTGCTGGCTCAAAAAATGGGACGCCGCATTTACCTGGTTGTTGAGAAACTCAATGAATTAAAGTTGATCATCAAAACCGCCAACCGATTGAAAGTTAAGCCGAACCTAGGCATTCGCATTAAGCTGGCCAGTTCAGGAAGTGGCAAATGGGAAGACTCTGGCGGCGATGCCAGCAAGTTTGGTCTAACTTCAAGTGAATTGCTCGAAGCCCTTGATATTCTGGAGAAAAAAGAAATGCAGGATTGCCTGAAACTGGTGCATTTTCACATCGGTAGTCAGGTCACTAAAATACGGCGCATTAAAATTGCGATGCGCGAAGCTTCTCAGTTTTACGTACAACTTCGGATGAAAGGATTCAAGGTTGAATTCGTGGATATTGGAGGTGGTTTGGGAGTGGATTACGACGGAACCCGATCATCGAGCAGCGAAAGCAGCGTGAATTACAGTATTCAGGAATATGTAAATGATGCCATTGCTACCGTGGTCGACGCCAGCGATAAAAACGAAATTCCCCATCCAAATATTATTACTGAATCAGGCCGGTCGCTTACAGCCCACCATTCCGTATTGGTCTTTGAAGTTCTTGAAACTGCAAGCGTGCCTACAATGAGGGAAGAAGAAGAGCCTCAGGAAGATGACCATGAATTGGTGAAAGAATTATTTTCACTCTGGGAACAAATTAACCAGTCGCGCATGCTTGAAAGCTGGCACGATGCACAGCAAATCAGGGAAGAAGCGCTTGATTTATTCAGTCTTGGTATGCTCGACCTAAAAACCCGTGCACAAATTGAACGTCTGTTCTGGTCAATTGCTAAAGAAATCCATCAGATGACAGGCGAATTAAAACATGTTCCAGAAGAGCTTACCTATTTGCCAAAAATGTTGTCAGATAAATATTTTTGCAATTTTTCATTGTTCCAGTCGTTACCTGACTCATGGGCCATCGATCAGATTTTCCCGATTATACCGATTCAAAGACTCGATGAAAAACCAGATCGCTCGGCAACCATCCAGGACATTACCTGCGACTCGGACGGAAAGATTGACAATTTTATCTCAACCCGGAATTTCTCCTATTATTTGCCCGTTCACTCGTTGAAAGCCAAAGAGCCTTACTACATGGGCGTATTTCTGGTTGGCGCTTATCAGGAAATTTTAGGCGATTTGCACAACCTGTTTGGCGACACCAATGCCGTACATATTTCGGTCGATAACAAAGGATATAGCATCGATCAGATTATCGATGGTGAAACCGTTGCCGAAGTATTGGACTACGTTCAGTACAACGCCAAGAAGCTGGTCCGCACAGTTGAAACCTGGGTGACTTCATCTGTCAAATCAGGAATCATTACCGCCGAAGAAGGAAAAGAGTTTTTATCAAACTACCGCTCAGGTCTTTACGGCTACACGTATCTCGAATAA
- a CDS encoding ABC transporter ATP-binding protein: MRDFFKILKRFIPPYKKQLILNFLFNLLSALFTVFSVTMMIPILDILFDQKKNVYDMMPWAMNLDAVKHNLYYYITIFKDENGAGLTLLLIGAFVIIATLLKVGFYYLGAYEAIYIRNGVVKDMREQIYQKMLKLALPFFSEERKGDIISRITGDVTEVENSIMSSLDMFLKNPIIIIVLLASMLVMSPRMTLFIFIVLPVAGYIIGRVGKSLKKVSREGQDKMGEILTVVEETLGGLRIIKAFNAEKKMNARFSSELHDYKSIMNRLMRRRELAHPLSELLGTVVIIIVVWYGGTLILSNNSELTGTEFIAYLAIFYQIINPAKAFTTALYSIQKGLASMDRIDKILYADVTIPQATDAKSVSTLKDSIEYRNVTFAYDDKVVLNNVSLTIPKGKTIALVGQSGSGKTTFVDLLPRFYDVNEGQILIDGADLRDLKLHDLRDLMGNVNQEAILFNDTIFNNIAFGVDNASMPEVIAAAKVANAHDFIIETEHGYDTVIGDRGSKLSGGQRQRLSIARAILKNPPVLILDEATSALDTESERLVQDALENLMKNRTSVVIAHRLSTVRNADLICVFHEGEIIERGTHDELIKLNGRYKHLHSMQMF; this comes from the coding sequence ATGAGGGATTTTTTCAAGATTTTAAAGCGGTTCATTCCACCCTATAAAAAACAGTTAATTCTCAATTTCCTGTTCAATTTGCTTTCAGCTTTGTTCACTGTTTTTTCAGTGACCATGATGATCCCAATCCTGGACATCCTTTTCGATCAGAAAAAGAATGTATACGACATGATGCCCTGGGCAATGAATCTGGATGCAGTAAAGCACAACTTGTATTATTACATTACCATATTTAAAGACGAGAATGGAGCTGGTCTTACACTTTTGCTGATTGGCGCTTTTGTTATTATTGCCACATTACTGAAAGTTGGCTTTTATTACCTGGGAGCTTATGAGGCTATTTACATCCGGAATGGAGTGGTGAAAGATATGCGTGAACAGATTTACCAGAAAATGCTTAAGCTGGCTCTTCCTTTCTTTTCTGAAGAACGAAAAGGTGACATTATTTCGCGCATAACAGGCGATGTTACCGAAGTGGAAAACTCGATCATGTCGTCGCTGGATATGTTCCTGAAAAATCCGATTATCATCATCGTATTGCTTGCCTCGATGCTGGTTATGAGCCCACGAATGACACTTTTTATCTTTATCGTTTTGCCAGTTGCTGGTTATATTATTGGTCGTGTTGGAAAATCGTTGAAAAAGGTATCGCGCGAAGGTCAGGACAAAATGGGCGAAATACTTACAGTTGTTGAAGAAACTCTAGGCGGACTGCGGATCATTAAAGCGTTCAATGCCGAAAAGAAAATGAATGCCCGCTTTAGCTCAGAACTTCATGATTACAAATCAATCATGAACCGACTGATGCGACGCCGCGAACTGGCTCATCCGCTGAGCGAATTACTTGGAACCGTGGTAATTATTATCGTTGTTTGGTATGGCGGAACTTTAATTTTAAGCAACAACAGCGAATTGACTGGTACCGAATTCATCGCCTATCTGGCCATTTTCTACCAGATCATCAACCCTGCAAAAGCATTCACCACAGCACTTTATAGCATTCAGAAAGGGTTAGCCTCGATGGACCGAATCGACAAAATCCTTTATGCCGATGTTACTATTCCTCAAGCTACGGATGCAAAATCGGTTAGTACGTTGAAAGATTCCATCGAATATCGGAATGTTACTTTCGCCTACGATGATAAAGTGGTGTTAAACAATGTTTCACTCACAATTCCGAAAGGAAAAACAATTGCGTTGGTTGGTCAATCCGGAAGTGGTAAAACCACTTTTGTTGACCTTCTTCCCCGATTCTACGATGTGAATGAAGGACAGATTCTGATTGACGGTGCTGATCTCCGTGATCTGAAACTTCACGATTTACGCGATCTGATGGGAAATGTGAATCAGGAAGCTATTTTGTTCAACGATACCATTTTCAACAATATCGCTTTTGGAGTTGATAATGCTTCAATGCCTGAAGTAATTGCGGCCGCTAAAGTGGCCAATGCGCACGACTTCATTATAGAGACAGAACATGGTTACGACACGGTAATTGGTGACCGGGGAAGTAAACTTTCAGGCGGACAACGGCAACGTTTGAGCATCGCCCGTGCGATCCTGAAAAATCCACCTGTACTGATCTTGGATGAAGCCACTTCAGCCCTCGATACCGAATCGGAACGTCTGGTTCAGGATGCGTTGGAAAATCTGATGAAAAACCGTACTTCAGTGGTTATTGCCCACCGCTTATCAACTGTTCGCAATGCCGATCTGATTTGCGTATTCCACGAAGGAGAAATCATCGAACGTGGAACTCATGACGAATTGATTAAACTGAATGGTCGCTACAAACACCTGCACAGCATGCAAATGTTTTAA
- the purB gene encoding adenylosuccinate lyase — translation MELSLLTAISPIDGRYRSKVENLQLYFSEFALIKYRVLVEVEYFIALCELPLPQLASFDKSQFESLRKIVANFSLEDAQRIKDIEKVTNHDVKAVEYFLKEEFDKLNIRAYKEFIHFGLTSQDINNTAVPKSIQDALDNEYYPSINDLVDKLDEMADEWKNIPMLAKTHGQPASPTNLGKEIRVFSERLKGQLDQLKDISCDAKFGGATGNFNAHHIAYPEISWKAFGNHFLKKYLGLERSQYTTQIANYDNHAAIFDAMKRINNIIMDLNRDMWTYVSMEYFKQKIKAGEVGSSAMPHKVNPIDFENSEGNIGLANAIFEHLSAKLPVSRLQRDLTDSTVLRNIGVPFAHSLISINSTMRGLNKLLINTDAINADLEKNWPVVAEAIQTILRREGYPNPYEALRNLTRVNRKIDQKVIHEFIDSLEITDALKTELKKITPQNYTGIF, via the coding sequence ATGGAATTAAGCTTACTCACTGCTATATCGCCTATTGATGGCCGTTACCGTTCAAAAGTTGAAAATCTTCAGCTCTATTTTTCTGAATTCGCTTTAATCAAATACCGCGTACTGGTTGAAGTTGAATACTTTATTGCACTTTGCGAACTGCCATTGCCTCAATTGGCTTCATTCGATAAAAGTCAGTTTGAATCGCTCCGCAAAATAGTAGCTAACTTTTCGCTGGAAGATGCCCAACGCATTAAAGACATCGAAAAAGTAACCAACCATGACGTTAAAGCTGTTGAGTATTTCCTGAAAGAAGAATTCGACAAGCTGAATATTCGGGCATATAAAGAGTTTATCCATTTCGGATTGACTTCGCAGGACATCAACAACACAGCCGTTCCAAAATCAATTCAGGATGCATTGGATAACGAGTATTACCCATCGATCAACGATTTAGTCGACAAACTCGACGAAATGGCTGATGAGTGGAAAAATATTCCGATGCTGGCCAAAACGCATGGTCAACCGGCTTCTCCAACCAATTTGGGTAAGGAAATCCGCGTATTTTCGGAACGTCTGAAAGGCCAGTTAGATCAGTTAAAAGACATTTCGTGCGATGCCAAATTTGGTGGCGCTACCGGGAATTTTAATGCGCACCATATCGCTTATCCTGAAATTAGCTGGAAAGCATTCGGGAACCATTTCCTGAAAAAATACCTGGGTCTCGAACGTTCGCAGTACACCACACAGATTGCCAATTACGACAATCATGCTGCCATTTTCGATGCCATGAAGCGCATCAACAACATCATCATGGATTTGAACCGCGACATGTGGACCTATGTTTCGATGGAGTACTTCAAGCAAAAAATTAAAGCGGGCGAAGTGGGTTCATCAGCTATGCCGCACAAAGTAAACCCAATCGACTTCGAAAACTCGGAAGGAAATATCGGTTTGGCTAATGCCATTTTTGAACATCTGTCGGCGAAACTACCTGTTTCACGTTTGCAGCGCGACCTCACCGATTCGACAGTATTACGCAATATTGGCGTCCCATTTGCCCATTCGCTGATTTCGATCAACTCAACCATGCGCGGGCTGAATAAACTGCTGATTAATACGGATGCCATCAATGCCGATCTGGAAAAGAACTGGCCAGTTGTTGCAGAAGCCATTCAAACCATTCTTCGCCGCGAAGGCTACCCAAATCCATACGAAGCGCTACGCAATCTGACCCGCGTCAATCGAAAAATCGACCAGAAAGTGATTCATGAATTTATCGATTCGCTTGAAATTACTGATGCGCTGAAGACCGAATTAAAGAAGATTACGCCACAAAATTATACCGGGATCTTCTAG
- a CDS encoding lipocalin family protein, with protein MSKIRLLLLLSLFFTFSCTNTNSQMLDKTTVKELDLNRYLGTWYEIARFPHSFEKNMVGVTATYSLRDDGKIRVLNQGYKNTLNGELSVAEGKAKIPDPSEPGKLKVSFFWIFYGDYNVLELDENYQYVMIGSSTDKYFWILSRTPQMSPETYEMLLEKARKRGYNLDKLVKVSQKEN; from the coding sequence ATGTCAAAAATCCGTTTGTTGCTGTTACTGAGTTTATTCTTCACTTTTAGTTGTACAAATACCAATAGTCAAATGCTTGATAAGACTACCGTTAAAGAACTTGACCTGAACCGTTACCTCGGAACCTGGTACGAAATTGCCCGTTTCCCGCATTCATTCGAGAAAAATATGGTTGGTGTTACAGCCACTTACAGTTTGAGGGATGATGGCAAAATCAGAGTTTTGAATCAAGGTTATAAAAACACTCTGAATGGAGAACTTTCGGTTGCTGAAGGCAAAGCTAAAATTCCAGATCCATCTGAGCCGGGAAAGTTGAAGGTTTCTTTTTTCTGGATTTTCTATGGCGATTACAATGTGCTGGAATTGGATGAAAATTATCAGTACGTGATGATTGGCAGTTCAACGGATAAATACTTCTGGATTTTGAGCCGGACTCCGCAAATGTCTCCTGAAACTTATGAAATGCTTTTAGAAAAAGCCCGCAAACGTGGATATAATCTGGATAAGTTGGTGAAAGTTTCTCAGAAAGAGAATTAA
- a CDS encoding NfeD family protein has translation MKSIVVVVLVFSLILNFSFGFAQDSKKNSEKLVYKFNIKENIAPAIWRQTKQAFAEANSLKADLILIHMNTYGGTVVDADSIRTRILNSKIPVVVFVDNNAASAGALISLACDRIYMRTGASLGAATVVNQTGEKMPDKYQSYMRATMRATAESHGKDTIISGQDTTYRWKRDPLIAEAMVDERVYIKGVIDTGKILTFTPAEAMKNGYCEGICESVEEVLKLNQMENARIVEYKPTKLEIFLGFMVNPVVSGILIMLILGGIYFEMQAPGIGFPLGVAVVSAVLYFSPLYLEGLAANWEILMFIVGLILIALEIFVVPGFGITGISGITLTFSGLVLSLIKNVNFSFDEVQGNDLLIALGTVFLGSVGGISLAIYLSQKMFTAETGRFSHMSLKEVMSLESGYLGVDPELLLLKGKSGMAVTTLRPSGKIDIDGQTYDAMAVSGMIDKGTNIVVTKVEAAQLYVEID, from the coding sequence ATGAAATCAATTGTTGTAGTTGTACTTGTTTTCAGTTTGATACTGAATTTTTCATTTGGATTCGCTCAGGATTCAAAGAAGAATAGTGAAAAGCTTGTTTACAAGTTCAACATCAAGGAGAACATTGCGCCTGCCATATGGCGGCAAACCAAGCAGGCTTTTGCTGAAGCCAATAGTTTGAAAGCCGATTTGATCCTGATTCACATGAATACTTATGGCGGAACGGTGGTTGATGCCGATTCTATCCGTACCCGCATTCTGAACAGCAAAATCCCGGTGGTAGTTTTTGTCGATAACAATGCCGCATCGGCTGGCGCTCTCATTTCACTGGCCTGCGACCGGATTTATATGCGTACTGGAGCTTCGTTAGGTGCAGCAACTGTTGTGAATCAGACGGGTGAGAAAATGCCCGACAAATACCAATCTTATATGCGCGCTACGATGCGTGCAACAGCTGAATCGCACGGGAAAGATACAATCATTTCGGGACAAGATACTACCTACCGATGGAAGCGCGATCCGCTAATTGCTGAAGCGATGGTTGATGAGCGGGTATATATAAAAGGGGTAATCGACACTGGCAAAATATTGACTTTCACTCCTGCCGAAGCCATGAAAAACGGCTATTGCGAGGGGATCTGCGAAAGTGTTGAAGAAGTGCTGAAGTTGAATCAGATGGAGAATGCCCGTATTGTGGAGTACAAGCCAACCAAGCTCGAGATTTTCCTGGGGTTCATGGTTAACCCGGTTGTTTCCGGAATTTTGATCATGCTGATTTTGGGCGGAATTTATTTTGAAATGCAGGCACCCGGAATCGGGTTTCCGCTTGGAGTTGCCGTTGTGTCAGCGGTCTTATATTTCTCGCCGTTGTACCTCGAAGGTTTGGCTGCCAACTGGGAAATTCTGATGTTCATTGTTGGTTTAATCCTGATAGCGCTTGAAATATTCGTCGTTCCTGGCTTTGGAATTACAGGCATTTCTGGAATTACATTAACCTTTTCAGGATTGGTTTTGAGCCTGATCAAGAATGTCAATTTTTCGTTTGACGAAGTACAAGGCAACGACTTGCTTATTGCTTTGGGAACTGTTTTTCTCGGGTCAGTTGGTGGGATTAGTCTGGCTATTTATCTGAGTCAAAAAATGTTTACCGCCGAAACCGGACGGTTTTCTCACATGTCGCTTAAAGAAGTGATGAGTCTTGAAAGTGGTTATCTGGGTGTTGACCCGGAACTGCTTTTGCTGAAAGGAAAGAGCGGCATGGCAGTTACGACTCTACGACCTTCAGGAAAAATAGATATTGATGGCCAAACCTACGATGCCATGGCCGTGTCGGGAATGATTGACAAGGGAACAAACATCGTGGTCACCAAAGTGGAAGCGGCCCAATTGTATGTAGAAATAGATTAA
- a CDS encoding SIMPL domain-containing protein translates to MKTSSIWIISIALIVSFGISALFIGRSLQRFKAEDRSVSVKGFAEREVKADLAVWIIQTRMANNDLMEGSKAVDEAKNKVIAFMLQNQIKQEEIVVEGIVVTDKKAQQYDNFQQGNAFRYLITQNFQIRSNNVDLLQKVSRMTGELLQVGVFLSNSDYGNPLQFYFTKLNEIKPEMITEATQNARKAAQQFANENDSKLGSLKKANQGLFTIVDRTASLSGGEGGFASGTNDLYKKVRVVISAEYSIN, encoded by the coding sequence ATGAAAACTTCAAGTATCTGGATTATTTCAATTGCGCTTATCGTCAGTTTTGGTATTAGTGCTCTATTTATTGGAAGATCGCTGCAACGTTTTAAGGCGGAAGACCGGAGTGTTAGCGTTAAAGGTTTCGCTGAACGGGAAGTTAAAGCCGACCTTGCAGTCTGGATCATTCAGACCCGAATGGCAAATAACGATTTGATGGAAGGAAGCAAAGCTGTTGATGAGGCCAAAAATAAAGTAATTGCCTTTATGCTTCAGAACCAGATTAAACAAGAAGAAATTGTGGTTGAAGGAATTGTGGTAACCGATAAAAAGGCGCAACAGTACGATAATTTCCAGCAAGGCAATGCTTTCAGATATTTGATAACACAGAATTTTCAGATCAGGAGTAACAATGTTGACTTATTGCAAAAAGTGAGCAGAATGACAGGTGAATTGCTTCAGGTTGGCGTATTTTTATCGAACAGCGATTATGGAAATCCACTTCAATTTTATTTCACCAAGCTGAACGAAATTAAACCTGAAATGATTACCGAAGCCACGCAAAATGCGCGTAAAGCAGCTCAACAATTTGCAAACGAAAACGATTCGAAATTGGGTAGTTTGAAAAAAGCCAATCAGGGTTTGTTTACCATTGTTGATCGTACTGCATCACTTTCAGGAGGCGAAGGCGGATTTGCCTCAGGAACCAACGATTTATACAAAAAAGTAAGAGTGGTAATTTCTGCTGAATATTCAATCAACTAA